The Microbacterium foliorum genome has a window encoding:
- the pth gene encoding aminoacyl-tRNA hydrolase produces the protein MASTWLVVGLGNPGPRYEATRHNVGQMVIDELAARRGETFREHKGGARVVETWLRPGGDKLVLAKPNTFMNVSGTPVAALARFYSVPPEQIIVIHDELDIPFDTVKLKTGGGHGGHNGVRDIARAITTPEFPRVRVGIGRPVGRQDPADWVLSPFGKDERANLPILVSDAADAVELLVAEGLLAAQQKHHAPR, from the coding sequence ATGGCATCCACCTGGCTCGTGGTGGGGCTCGGCAACCCCGGCCCGCGATACGAGGCGACCCGGCACAACGTCGGGCAGATGGTGATCGACGAGCTCGCCGCACGGCGCGGTGAGACCTTCCGTGAGCACAAGGGCGGCGCACGCGTCGTGGAGACGTGGCTCCGCCCCGGGGGAGACAAGCTGGTGCTCGCGAAGCCGAACACCTTCATGAACGTCTCGGGTACCCCGGTCGCCGCTCTCGCGCGGTTCTACTCGGTGCCCCCCGAGCAGATCATCGTGATCCATGACGAGCTCGACATCCCGTTCGACACCGTCAAGCTCAAGACAGGCGGCGGACACGGCGGGCACAACGGTGTGCGCGACATCGCCCGAGCGATCACCACGCCCGAGTTCCCGCGCGTGCGGGTGGGGATCGGCCGGCCCGTCGGCCGCCAGGATCCGGCGGACTGGGTGCTCTCGCCCTTCGGCAAGGACGAACGCGCGAACCTGCCCATCCTCGTCTCGGACGCCGCCGATGCGGTCGAGCTGCTGGTCGCCGAGGGGCTGCTCGCCGCGCAGCAGAAGCACCACGCTCCGCGCTGA
- a CDS encoding 50S ribosomal protein L25/general stress protein Ctc, with protein MSEDTKVVAELRESFGKGFARRLRAAGKIPAVIYGHGTEPVHVALPGHQVSLIIRRANALLELDIEGKGQLALVKDVQRDPVHQIIEHIDLLVVKKGEKVTIDVPLVVTGETFPGTIANLDATTLSIEAEATHIPQNVEVSVEGLEEGAHITAADVKLPKGSTLLTDPETLVVAVSVPVLDLETDTTAEEPAEGETEEEAAEEDAAE; from the coding sequence ATGTCTGAAGACACCAAGGTCGTCGCCGAGCTCCGCGAGAGCTTCGGCAAGGGCTTCGCCCGCCGTCTGCGCGCAGCCGGAAAGATCCCCGCCGTCATCTACGGTCACGGCACCGAGCCCGTGCACGTCGCTCTGCCGGGCCACCAGGTCTCGCTGATCATCCGTCGCGCCAACGCGCTTCTCGAGCTCGACATCGAGGGCAAGGGCCAGCTCGCGCTGGTCAAGGACGTCCAGCGCGACCCGGTGCACCAGATCATCGAGCACATCGACCTGCTCGTCGTGAAGAAGGGCGAGAAGGTCACGATCGACGTTCCGCTCGTCGTCACGGGCGAGACGTTCCCCGGCACCATCGCCAACCTCGACGCGACCACGCTGTCGATCGAGGCCGAGGCGACGCACATCCCGCAGAACGTCGAGGTCTCGGTCGAGGGACTCGAAGAGGGCGCGCACATCACCGCCGCCGACGTCAAGCTGCCCAAGGGCTCGACGCTGCTGACCGACCCCGAGACGCTCGTCGTCGCGGTCTCCGTGCCGGTGCTCGACCTCGAGACCGACACCACCGCCGAGGAGCCCGCTGAGGGCGAGACCGAGGAAGAGGCCGCGGAGGAGGACGCCGCGGAGTGA
- the gndA gene encoding NADP-dependent phosphogluconate dehydrogenase, translating into MPEASANIGVVGLAVMGSNLARNLASREGNTVAIFNRSYEKTETLLSEHPEAEFVPAATYREFADSLQKPRTAIIMVKAGRPTDAVIDSLVEVFEPGDIIVDGGNAYFPDTIRREKAVRETGINFVGAGISGGEEGALLGPSIMPGGSDESWVTLGPILKSIAAVAEGEPCVTHVGHDGAGHFVKMVHNGIEYADMQLIAEAYDLIRRGTGKSPAEIAEIFAEWNTGELESYLIEITAEVLRQVDAETGQPLVDVILDQAGAKGTGAWTVQTALSLGVPVSGIAEATFARSLSSHPEQRAVSGDLPGPEDEFTVEDTESFIEDVRLALYASKIVAYSQGFDEIRAGAAEYDWNIDLGAISKIWRGGCIIRAQFLNRIADAYQAEPGLPVLLTAPYFTEAITRAQASWRRVVIAAAEAGIPAPAFSSSLSYYDGIRADRLPAALVQGQRDFFGAHTYKRIDKPGTFHTQWSGDRTEIEAEDTH; encoded by the coding sequence GTGCCCGAAGCATCAGCGAACATCGGAGTCGTCGGACTCGCCGTCATGGGGTCGAACCTCGCCCGCAACCTCGCCAGCCGCGAGGGCAACACGGTGGCGATCTTCAACCGCAGCTACGAGAAGACCGAGACGCTCCTCTCCGAGCATCCTGAAGCCGAGTTCGTGCCGGCCGCGACGTATCGGGAGTTCGCCGACAGCCTCCAGAAGCCGCGCACCGCGATCATCATGGTGAAGGCCGGCAGGCCGACCGACGCCGTGATCGACTCCCTCGTCGAGGTCTTCGAGCCGGGCGACATCATCGTCGACGGCGGCAACGCGTACTTCCCCGACACGATCCGTCGCGAGAAGGCCGTGCGCGAGACCGGCATCAACTTCGTCGGCGCCGGCATCTCCGGCGGCGAGGAGGGCGCACTGCTCGGCCCGTCGATCATGCCCGGCGGTTCGGACGAGTCGTGGGTCACCCTCGGACCGATCCTGAAGTCGATCGCCGCGGTCGCCGAGGGCGAGCCCTGCGTCACGCACGTCGGACACGACGGTGCCGGTCACTTCGTGAAGATGGTGCACAACGGCATCGAGTACGCCGACATGCAGCTGATCGCCGAAGCGTACGACCTCATCCGCCGCGGCACCGGCAAGTCCCCCGCCGAGATCGCCGAGATCTTCGCCGAGTGGAACACGGGTGAGCTCGAGTCGTACCTGATCGAGATCACCGCGGAGGTGCTTCGCCAGGTGGATGCCGAGACCGGCCAGCCGCTCGTCGACGTGATCCTCGACCAGGCCGGCGCCAAGGGCACCGGCGCGTGGACGGTGCAGACCGCTCTGTCGCTCGGCGTGCCCGTGTCCGGCATCGCGGAGGCGACCTTCGCCCGGTCACTCTCGTCGCATCCCGAGCAGCGTGCCGTGTCGGGCGACCTGCCCGGTCCCGAAGACGAGTTCACGGTCGAGGACACCGAGTCCTTCATCGAAGACGTGCGGCTGGCGCTCTACGCGTCGAAGATCGTCGCCTACTCGCAGGGCTTCGACGAGATCCGCGCCGGCGCGGCCGAATACGACTGGAACATCGACCTCGGCGCCATCAGCAAGATCTGGCGCGGCGGCTGCATCATCCGCGCCCAGTTCCTCAACCGCATCGCCGACGCGTACCAGGCGGAGCCCGGTCTTCCCGTGCTGCTGACCGCCCCGTACTTCACCGAGGCCATCACGCGCGCACAGGCGTCGTGGCGTCGTGTCGTGATCGCCGCGGCCGAGGCCGGCATCCCCGCTCCGGCGTTCTCGTCGTCGCTGTCGTACTACGACGGCATCCGCGCCGACCGCCTCCCGGCCGCTCTCGTGCAGGGTCAGCGTGACTTCTTCGGTGCGCACACGTACAAGCGCATCGACAAGCCGGGTACCTTCCACACGCAGTGGTCGGGCGACCGCACCGAGATCGAGGCGGAAGACACGCACTGA
- a CDS encoding response regulator transcription factor, producing MSTDLPELHRPDGSPLRILAVDDEQMLTDLLAMALRMEGWEVRTASSGLEALQVAREFEPDALVLDIMMPDLDGMAVLRRLRESGSLVPVLFLTAKDAVGDRVAGLTAGGDDYVTKPFSLEEVIARLRAIIRRTGHAMADEGQSILRVADLTLNEDSHEVMRDGTEIELTATEFELLRYLMRNERRVLSKAQILDRVWSYDFGGKSSVVELYISYLRKKIDAGRTPLLHTVRGVGYMIKAPQ from the coding sequence ATGAGCACCGATCTCCCCGAACTGCACCGTCCCGACGGCTCTCCGCTGCGCATCCTCGCCGTCGACGACGAGCAGATGCTCACCGACCTGCTCGCGATGGCGCTGCGGATGGAGGGCTGGGAGGTGCGCACCGCATCCTCCGGTCTCGAGGCCCTGCAGGTCGCACGCGAATTCGAGCCGGACGCCCTGGTGCTCGACATCATGATGCCCGACCTCGACGGGATGGCTGTACTGCGCCGACTGCGTGAATCCGGCAGCCTCGTTCCCGTGCTCTTCCTCACCGCGAAGGATGCTGTCGGCGACCGCGTCGCGGGCCTCACCGCCGGCGGCGACGACTACGTCACCAAGCCCTTCAGCCTCGAGGAGGTGATCGCGCGACTGCGTGCCATCATCCGCCGCACCGGGCATGCGATGGCCGACGAGGGGCAGTCGATCCTGCGGGTGGCCGACCTCACCCTCAACGAGGACAGCCACGAGGTGATGCGCGACGGCACCGAGATCGAGCTCACCGCCACCGAGTTCGAGCTGCTGCGCTACCTGATGCGCAACGAGCGCCGGGTGCTGTCGAAGGCGCAGATCCTCGATCGGGTCTGGAGCTACGACTTCGGCGGCAAGTCGTCGGTCGTCGAGCTCTACATCTCGTACCTGCGCAAGAAGATCGACGCGGGCCGCACCCCGCTGCTGCACACCGTGCGAGGTGTGGGCTACATGATCAAGGCGCCGCAGTGA
- a CDS encoding sensor histidine kinase, which translates to MSLQTRLMTAVIGFVSLILVIVAVITSALLGGTLERQLEDRLDGYAMQVAKWAINVPEQYASIDSLLDATNAVPGILLAVSSPENGTGGVIFPDTKGQWSEVSQTLTAADLARMDAALGGQSSATVTLDDFGSYLVVAKQAPNGVTVVTGLPRNDIQNQLATLLTVIALATIGGLILLALTTAITIRVGLRPLRAVAATATRVANQPLDRGEVEITERVPAAEADPRTETGLVGASLNTLLDHVNDSLASRQKNEERMRRFVADASHELRTPLSSIRGYSELSLRALKQQAGEAAIESTTTSLERIQAQSLRMTRLVEDLLLLARLDEGRELVYGTVDLTQLALEGLSDARPTAADHHWNIEAPDEPLVIVGDSGRMHQVVANLLANARTHTPPGTAITLKVSREGDEAVLRVHDDGPGIDPGVREELFARFARGDSSRARQTGGTGLGLAIVKAIVEGHGGRISVDSRPGDTTFTVRIPLSPGGVTSP; encoded by the coding sequence ATGAGCCTGCAGACGAGGCTGATGACCGCGGTGATCGGCTTCGTCTCGCTCATCCTCGTGATCGTGGCCGTGATCACCAGCGCCCTGCTCGGGGGGACGCTCGAGCGTCAGCTCGAGGACCGGCTGGACGGTTACGCCATGCAGGTGGCGAAGTGGGCGATCAACGTCCCCGAGCAGTATGCGAGCATCGATTCCCTGCTCGACGCCACGAACGCCGTGCCGGGGATCCTGCTCGCGGTGTCGAGCCCCGAGAACGGCACCGGCGGCGTGATCTTCCCCGACACCAAGGGACAGTGGAGCGAGGTGTCGCAGACGCTCACGGCTGCCGATCTCGCCCGCATGGACGCCGCACTCGGCGGGCAGTCCAGCGCCACCGTCACTCTCGACGACTTCGGCTCCTACCTCGTGGTCGCGAAGCAGGCGCCGAACGGAGTCACCGTGGTGACCGGGCTCCCCCGCAACGACATCCAGAATCAGCTGGCGACGCTGCTCACGGTGATCGCCCTGGCGACGATCGGCGGACTGATCCTGCTCGCCCTCACCACCGCGATCACGATCAGGGTCGGCCTGAGGCCCCTGCGGGCGGTCGCGGCGACGGCCACCCGCGTCGCGAACCAGCCGCTCGATCGCGGTGAGGTCGAGATCACCGAGCGCGTGCCCGCCGCCGAAGCGGACCCGCGCACCGAGACCGGCCTCGTGGGCGCCTCGCTCAACACCCTGCTCGACCACGTCAACGACTCGCTCGCCTCGCGTCAGAAGAACGAGGAGCGGATGCGTCGGTTCGTCGCCGACGCCAGCCACGAGCTGCGCACGCCGCTCTCGTCGATCCGCGGGTACTCCGAGCTCTCGCTGCGTGCACTGAAGCAGCAGGCCGGGGAGGCGGCGATCGAGAGCACGACCACCTCGCTCGAACGCATCCAGGCGCAGTCGCTGCGGATGACCCGGCTCGTCGAGGATCTGCTGCTGCTCGCTCGGCTCGACGAGGGCCGCGAACTCGTGTACGGCACGGTCGATCTCACGCAGCTGGCGCTCGAGGGCCTGTCTGACGCTCGGCCGACGGCCGCCGACCACCACTGGAACATCGAGGCACCCGACGAGCCGCTCGTCATCGTCGGCGACTCGGGACGCATGCACCAGGTGGTCGCGAACCTGCTCGCGAACGCCCGCACGCACACTCCCCCCGGCACGGCGATCACGCTGAAGGTCAGCCGCGAGGGCGACGAGGCGGTGCTCCGGGTGCACGACGACGGCCCGGGCATCGACCCAGGGGTGCGCGAGGAGCTGTTCGCGCGGTTCGCCCGAGGCGACAGCTCGCGTGCCCGCCAGACGGGTGGCACGGGCCTCGGCCTCGCGATCGTCAAGGCGATCGTCGAGGGTCACGGTGGCCGCATCTCCGTCGACAGCCGGCCGGGAGACACGACCTTCACGGTCCGCATCCCGCTGAGTCCCGGCGGAGTGACCTCTCCGTAG
- a CDS encoding DUF559 domain-containing protein, producing MPTAAHILSHLGDAAMGTTLRRYGLSRRILSAAVRNGTILRVRNGVFALPTAPPEVITAAQHGGALTCSGALRSHGVWTLDEDADPHVWLGAHGRTHHVDCTCTGHYFEGRTLFGIAPLEDALVHVYLCRGDEAFFVALESALRLRLVEAAGRARIRSRLPLKAQWLIDLARADADSGLESLLRLRLHLLGILLECQVEIPSVGRVDLVIDGRLILEADGTGNHGDAAHRHRDLMRDAEASRQGFETLRFDYAMIVHDWPIVAAAIVSAVARLHARF from the coding sequence ATGCCGACCGCCGCCCATATCCTCTCCCATCTCGGCGATGCCGCCATGGGTACGACGCTGCGCCGATACGGGCTCAGTCGGCGAATCCTTTCGGCGGCGGTCCGGAATGGCACCATCCTCCGTGTGCGCAACGGTGTGTTCGCTCTTCCGACGGCTCCGCCCGAGGTGATCACCGCGGCGCAGCACGGCGGCGCCCTGACATGTTCGGGTGCTCTCCGCTCGCACGGCGTCTGGACTCTCGACGAGGACGCCGATCCGCACGTCTGGCTGGGCGCTCATGGACGCACCCACCACGTCGACTGCACCTGCACCGGTCATTACTTCGAGGGGCGCACCCTCTTCGGGATCGCGCCGTTGGAAGACGCCCTCGTGCATGTCTATCTGTGCCGAGGCGACGAGGCCTTCTTCGTCGCCCTGGAATCCGCTCTGCGCTTGCGCCTGGTCGAAGCCGCAGGTCGCGCGCGGATCCGCTCCCGACTGCCCCTGAAGGCGCAATGGCTCATCGACCTTGCTCGGGCCGACGCCGACAGCGGCCTCGAATCGCTGCTGCGACTGCGGCTTCACCTGCTCGGCATCCTTCTCGAATGCCAAGTCGAGATCCCCTCGGTCGGGAGGGTGGACTTGGTGATCGACGGGAGGCTCATCCTCGAGGCCGACGGTACCGGCAACCACGGCGACGCCGCGCATCGGCACCGCGACCTGATGCGGGATGCGGAAGCATCCCGGCAAGGATTCGAGACCCTGCGATTCGACTACGCGATGATCGTGCACGACTGGCCGATCGTGGCAGCGGCCATCGTGTCCGCTGTCGCTCGGCTTCACGCCCGGTTCTGA
- a CDS encoding FAD-dependent oxidoreductase encodes MYRMVLFALVALTAIALVMSALGVIVSPTPVEILVSLVVLAVVISLVDAAAQRILRRPWRIESSLVTALILLFVLRPGIEPSALLGLAIAGVVASLSKYLIVWRGRHIVNPAAFGASVVSILGSFGAFEWLGTSSSWWAGTPTLLVPVAILGLAVLWRTEKVRIVVIFLVIAVAVSVLRQAVQAQEASFAFDVGTALSFAVLQSPFLFLGAFMLSEPLTLPPRRWQQFSVAALVGVLAGWPIAVGSLFTLGQERALIIGNLLAFAFALRGSVKLVLEKRRSVTPTAQELTFRVEGPVKFLPGQYLELDVPHRRPDVRGTRREFSIVSAPADLPTLRIAYKHGDQAHPSSYKRALADAVPGAGLAVTGTWGDFLLPREETPVLMVAAGIGVTPFVSQLRQLQLTGQRRDVVLVYVASSSAELAFRDELAETGARVIVFTRDEPSDLPAHWSWAQGARLDAAGLERHVHDLDERHSYISGPPRLIADLAPALRKARSLTTDAFAGY; translated from the coding sequence ATGTACCGAATGGTGCTGTTCGCGCTCGTCGCGCTGACGGCCATCGCTCTGGTGATGTCGGCACTGGGGGTGATCGTGTCGCCCACTCCGGTCGAGATCCTCGTCTCCCTGGTCGTGCTCGCGGTGGTGATCTCCCTCGTCGACGCGGCCGCGCAGCGCATCCTCCGCCGACCGTGGCGCATCGAGTCGTCTCTCGTGACCGCGCTGATCCTGCTGTTCGTGCTCCGCCCCGGCATCGAGCCGAGCGCGCTCCTCGGGCTCGCTATCGCCGGAGTGGTCGCGAGCCTCTCGAAGTACCTGATCGTGTGGCGGGGCAGGCATATCGTCAATCCCGCCGCGTTCGGCGCCTCGGTCGTCTCGATCCTCGGATCCTTCGGCGCCTTCGAGTGGCTGGGAACATCGTCGTCATGGTGGGCGGGAACCCCCACGCTTCTCGTCCCGGTCGCCATCCTCGGTCTCGCCGTGCTGTGGCGCACCGAGAAGGTGCGCATCGTCGTGATCTTCCTGGTGATCGCGGTCGCGGTGTCGGTCCTGCGCCAGGCGGTCCAGGCGCAGGAGGCATCGTTCGCGTTCGACGTGGGCACGGCCCTGTCGTTCGCCGTGCTGCAGTCTCCGTTCCTGTTCCTCGGCGCGTTCATGCTGTCCGAGCCGCTGACCCTGCCGCCGCGTCGCTGGCAGCAGTTCTCGGTGGCGGCGCTGGTGGGTGTGCTCGCCGGCTGGCCGATCGCCGTGGGTTCGCTGTTCACCCTCGGACAGGAGCGCGCGCTGATCATCGGGAACCTGCTCGCGTTCGCCTTCGCCCTGCGCGGATCCGTGAAGCTGGTGCTGGAGAAGAGGCGCTCGGTCACCCCGACAGCGCAGGAGCTCACCTTCCGGGTCGAGGGGCCCGTCAAGTTCCTGCCGGGTCAGTACCTCGAACTCGACGTCCCGCATCGCCGCCCCGACGTGCGCGGCACCCGACGAGAGTTCAGCATCGTCTCGGCTCCCGCGGACCTTCCCACGCTGCGCATCGCCTACAAGCACGGCGATCAGGCGCATCCGTCGAGCTACAAGCGCGCACTGGCCGATGCCGTGCCCGGCGCCGGCCTCGCGGTCACGGGCACCTGGGGCGACTTCCTGCTGCCGCGAGAGGAGACACCCGTTCTGATGGTCGCGGCGGGGATCGGCGTCACCCCGTTCGTGTCGCAGCTGCGGCAGCTGCAGCTGACAGGGCAGCGACGCGACGTGGTCCTCGTGTACGTGGCGTCGAGCAGCGCGGAGCTCGCGTTCCGTGACGAGCTCGCGGAGACGGGAGCGCGGGTGATCGTGTTCACCCGCGATGAGCCGAGCGATCTGCCCGCGCACTGGAGCTGGGCGCAGGGTGCCCGACTCGATGCCGCGGGACTCGAGCGGCACGTGCACGATCTCGACGAACGGCACTCGTACATCTCGGGTCCGCCGCGCCTGATCGCCGACCTCGCCCCGGCTCTCCGCAAGGCGAGGTCCCTGACGACCGACGCGTTCGCCGGGTACTGA
- a CDS encoding FAD:protein FMN transferase, whose translation MAIWRFDAIGTRWEIETTDDLESDAKGRVAAEIERFDAEWSRFRTDSAVTRVGREGGEIASADAGAMLDAYRELAHATAGAVNPLVADSLAALGYDASYSLVAGDPIAAPREWSQRLRWTPQAVTADEPTLLDVGALGKGRLVDLVSGVLADLPGGLVVDAGGDMRVRGSAVRVGLEHPYDATRAIGVVELKDAALCASAVNRRTWGDGLHHVLDARTGLPVRTWAATWAIAPDAMRADAVATALFFDGGPELAASWGVEWVRMSTDGRAERSPDCPAQLFTARS comes from the coding sequence ATGGCGATCTGGCGTTTCGACGCGATCGGCACCCGCTGGGAGATCGAGACGACCGATGATCTCGAGAGCGACGCCAAGGGCCGGGTCGCCGCCGAGATCGAGCGTTTCGACGCGGAGTGGTCGCGGTTCCGCACGGATTCCGCGGTCACCAGGGTCGGACGCGAGGGCGGTGAGATCGCCTCTGCGGATGCGGGGGCGATGCTCGACGCGTATCGAGAGCTCGCGCATGCCACAGCGGGAGCGGTGAATCCTCTCGTCGCCGACAGTCTGGCGGCGCTGGGATACGACGCCTCGTACTCTCTCGTCGCGGGCGATCCGATCGCCGCTCCCCGCGAGTGGTCGCAGCGGCTGCGGTGGACCCCGCAGGCGGTGACCGCCGACGAGCCGACCCTGCTCGATGTGGGTGCACTCGGCAAGGGACGTCTCGTCGACCTCGTCAGCGGCGTGCTCGCGGATCTGCCGGGCGGCCTCGTCGTCGATGCGGGAGGTGACATGCGCGTGCGCGGGAGCGCCGTGCGCGTCGGCCTCGAGCATCCGTACGACGCGACGAGGGCGATCGGCGTCGTCGAGCTGAAGGACGCCGCGCTGTGCGCCTCCGCGGTCAACCGCCGCACGTGGGGCGACGGGCTGCACCACGTGCTCGACGCCCGCACCGGGCTGCCCGTGCGGACGTGGGCGGCCACGTGGGCGATCGCGCCGGACGCCATGCGAGCGGATGCCGTCGCGACCGCGCTGTTCTTCGACGGCGGCCCGGAGCTCGCCGCATCCTGGGGCGTCGAGTGGGTGCGGATGTCCACGGACGGCCGGGCCGAGCGCTCGCCCGACTGCCCCGCCCAGCTTTTCACCGCCCGTTCCTGA
- a CDS encoding FMN-binding protein, producing MIRTTVPTSVRKGAAIAGVAGLLVLAGCSGTADAEDSSSGAGTGTTAESDAPTSSAATGDYTDGTYTADGSYQTPETVESVSVTLTIADGVVKDVKVTGDPKARETEQYQGQFIKGISDEVVGKSLDDLKVDRVAGSSLTSGGFNEAVASIKEQAAA from the coding sequence ATGATCCGCACGACTGTACCGACTTCTGTTCGCAAGGGCGCTGCCATCGCCGGCGTCGCGGGGCTCCTCGTCCTCGCAGGGTGCTCCGGCACCGCCGACGCCGAGGACTCGTCCAGCGGGGCGGGCACGGGCACCACCGCCGAGTCCGATGCCCCCACGAGCTCGGCCGCGACGGGCGACTACACCGACGGCACGTACACGGCCGACGGCTCGTACCAGACGCCCGAGACCGTGGAGTCGGTCAGCGTCACCCTCACGATCGCCGACGGCGTCGTGAAGGACGTGAAGGTGACGGGCGACCCGAAGGCCCGCGAGACCGAGCAGTACCAGGGACAGTTCATCAAGGGAATCTCGGATGAGGTCGTGGGCAAGTCGCTCGACGACCTGAAGGTCGACCGCGTCGCCGGATCCTCGCTCACCAGCGGCGGATTCAACGAGGCCGTCGCGTCGATCAAGGAGCAGGCCGCCGCCTAG
- a CDS encoding ribose-phosphate diphosphokinase, producing the protein MARKKKTVDLDRDNGIAPGLVAKTKKRLVVAGGRSHPQLVADVAASLGTEVVPTEHRTFASGEIYARFDVSIRGCDLFLIQTFGEPVNEWLMEALIMIDAAKRASAKRITVVAPYYPYSRQDKKGRGREPISARLVADLLKTAGADRVMSVDLHAAQIQGFFDGPVDHLFAKPVLLEYFQRTLSAADREILTVVSPDMGRVRVADTWSDSLGAPLAIIHKRRDPKVANQVSVHEIVGTVEGRTCLLVDDMIDTGGTIVKAAQALKAAGAHRVIVAATHAIFSDPASERLQDASIDEVVITDTIPLTESRRWDKLTILPIAPLLARAIHEVFEDGSVTSMFGGDA; encoded by the coding sequence ATGGCGCGCAAGAAGAAGACGGTCGATCTGGACCGTGACAACGGCATCGCTCCCGGCCTTGTCGCCAAGACCAAGAAGCGTCTCGTCGTCGCCGGTGGGCGCTCGCATCCGCAGCTGGTCGCCGATGTCGCGGCCTCGCTCGGCACCGAGGTCGTGCCGACCGAGCACCGCACCTTCGCATCCGGCGAGATCTACGCGCGATTCGACGTCTCGATCCGCGGATGCGATCTCTTCCTCATCCAGACCTTCGGCGAGCCGGTCAACGAGTGGCTGATGGAAGCGCTCATCATGATCGACGCGGCCAAGCGCGCATCCGCCAAGCGCATCACCGTCGTCGCCCCGTACTATCCGTACTCCCGCCAGGACAAGAAGGGACGCGGCCGCGAGCCGATCAGCGCCCGCCTCGTCGCAGACCTGCTGAAGACCGCGGGCGCCGACCGCGTGATGAGCGTCGATCTGCATGCCGCCCAGATCCAGGGCTTCTTCGACGGACCCGTCGACCACCTGTTCGCCAAGCCCGTGCTGCTGGAGTATTTCCAGCGCACCCTGAGCGCGGCGGATCGCGAGATCCTCACGGTCGTCTCGCCCGACATGGGCCGCGTGCGCGTCGCCGACACCTGGTCGGACAGCCTCGGCGCACCGCTCGCCATCATCCACAAGCGTCGCGACCCCAAGGTCGCGAACCAGGTCTCCGTGCACGAGATCGTCGGAACCGTCGAGGGGCGCACCTGCCTCCTCGTCGACGACATGATCGACACCGGCGGCACGATCGTGAAGGCGGCGCAGGCGCTCAAGGCCGCGGGCGCGCACCGCGTGATCGTCGCTGCGACGCACGCGATCTTCAGCGATCCCGCGTCCGAGCGACTTCAGGATGCCTCGATCGACGAGGTCGTCATCACCGACACGATCCCGCTCACCGAGTCGCGGCGCTGGGACAAGCTCACCATCCTGCCGATCGCCCCGCTTCTGGCCCGTGCGATCCACGAGGTCTTCGAAGACGGTTCCGTCACGAGCATGTTCGGCGGCGACGCTTAG